The Gemmatimonadota bacterium genomic sequence CAGCGCAGATACACTCGCGGTGTAGGAGCCGGACCACGACCCCCAGTAGCGCTCCAGGGTGCCACTCGCGAGGCGCACGTCGGAGGCGGCGTACGAGCGGACCGCGGCGCGTCCCTCTACGCCCCATCCCTTGCCGAGGGAGAGATTCGCGCGCACACCGCCACCTGAACGGGCGACCACGGCGGCTGTTGGGCTCCACATGACGTCAGCTCCTACTGTGACGCGACGTCCGGCAGCGATAGAGCCGTCCGCCACGAGCTGCCGGTCCACCTGGGCGAAGCGCTCGAGCCACGCCGCACCCACGCTCATCCCGGTGCGCGCCGACGCGCGAGCGCCGAGGGTGGCGGTGTGCTCCTGCCACGACGCTCGGCCCCCCGACAAGGCATCCATCGAGGCGCGCAGCTCAACGGTGGTGCGGGGATATTGGGCGAGAAGCGCGGCAGGGAGCAACGCAACGAGGCATGAAAGGCGACGCATGGGGGATGGGTCAGGGACGGGCAGGGGCAGCAGAGGCAGGCGCTGGTGCGGCTGGTGCGGCGGCGAAACCGCGGCGTTCCATGCGGCCCCAGTCAGTGCGGCCACGCAGGTACTTCCAGATGCCGCGCAGCCGCCAGATGACGGTGAGCTGGCGATAGCCAAACGACTCGAAGACCAGGTAGAGCATCAGGCGGGCCCGGTCGCTGACCCGCGTGTAGCGCGAGAAACTCCACTCCTCGAGCAGGAGCGAGTAGGTGCTCAACACGCCGCCAATGCCGTAGGCGACCAGGAAGAACAGGGCGGCGAACGAGGTGTTCAGCAGGCCGGCGGCCACACCAAGCAACAGGCCGATCCACCCCAGCAGCTCAATCACCGGGGCGAGCAGCTCGACGAAGACGAAGTACGGCAGGCACCACAGCCCAACGACGCCGTAGCGTGGGTTGAAGAGCATGTGCCGATGTCGCCACAAGACGTCGCTCAACCCGCGATGCCAGCGGTCCCGCTGCCGGCCGAGCACCTTGAGCGACTCGGGGCATTCGGTCCAGGCCACGGCATCGGGGACGAACAGGACGGCGTGGCGCTGCTGGGCCTCATAGGCTTGGCGACGGAGCTTGAGGACCAGCTCCATGTCCTCGCCGACCGTGTCATGCGTGTATCCCCCGGCGGCGATGACGGCATCACGACGAAAGAGGCCAAAGGCGCCGGAGATGATCAGGTTGCCGCCGAGCAGGTTCCAGCCGAGGCGACCGAACAGGAAGGCGCGGAAGTATTCCACGACCTGCACGCCGGCGACGAACCCACGGGGCGCCCGGGGATCGGTGACGCGTCCCTGCATGATCGTCGACCCATTGGCAATGCGAATGGTCCCGCCCGTGGCGAGCACCTCGTGGTTGCTCAGGAAGGGCCGAGCCAGCCGCTGCAAGGCGTCGGCGTCGACGATCGTATCTGCGTCGATCACGCAGACGAGGTCACCCGTGGCCAGGTTGAGCCCGACATTCAGCGCGTCGGCCTTCCCGCCATTCACCTTGTCCACCACCAGCAGGTTGGGATGGGTGCGCGAGCGATAGAGCTGCCGGACCGGCTTGGTCTCGATGCGCTTCCACACCATGGTGTGCACCGGCACGAGGTCGAACCGCGACGTGAGCACCTCCAGCGTACGATCCGGCGAGCCGTCGTTGATCACGACGAGCTCGAGGTTGGCGTAGTGCAACGCCAACAACGCGGTCACCGACTCGGCGATCGTCGCCTCCTCGTTGTAGGCTGGCGCGAGAATTGAGATGCTCGGCGTCACGGCCGAGCCGAGGACGCGCGCCCGGCTCTCCCCCCGGATGCGCAGCACGTGCATGATCATCTCGATCGTCGCGCAGCCCACCAGGGTGATGTAGGCGGCGTTGATCGCGATGAAGTACAGGAGGATCGCGAGGTCGAGGTCGGCCAGCCCGGTGGCAATCCAGCTGCGGACGGTATCGTTCATGCCGTCACCTGCTGGTACACGGTCTCGGGGAGGTCCAGGACCTGGCGCGCCATGTCCGCGGCGAAGGCGTTCTCCCCGCTGAGCGCCTTGCGCAGGGTGAGCGTGCCCACACTCCCCATGCGACGGAGCGCCAACGCACTCTCGCGTCGAACCGGCCAGTTCAGATCCGAGAGGAGGTGTAGCAACCCGGTGGACGCGGTCCAGGCCCCTTGCTCGCCGAGCGCGCGGGCAGCGCTTGCGCGCACGATGTAGGCGGGGTCGTCGAGGAGTTGGACCAGCGCGTCCTGTGCCCGCTCCCCGCCTAGCGCGCCGAGCACGGTCGCGCTGTGCGAGCGGACGTCGTCGTTCGCGTGCGAGACGAGGGCGAGGCACGGCGCGAGGAGCTCAGGGACGGCAAGGCCGCGCGCGACGCGGAGTCCATCCACGAGTCCCGGTGCGGCAGGATCGGCTAGGAGTCGTGCCAGCGCCGGTCCCGCGCGACGCCCCAGGCGGAGCAGCGAGTCCTGCACGGTAAAGCGGCACAGACGTTCGGGGTCTGAGAGGCGCGCCACCAACTCGTCGATGACGGCCTCGTCGTCCCGCCCCGCCGCCCAGACAAACGCCTGGGCGCGCACCACGCCACTGCGATCGCGCAGCAGGGGGCGCATTGCCGCGGTGTCGAGGTCCAGTGCAGTCAAAACGCGCGCGCCCGCGAGCCGGTCCCACCACCAGCGGCTCGCGCACATCTGTTCGGCCCGCCGGGCGGCGCCGGCGGCCAGGCCTAACGCGGCGAGTCGACTCCGCGCCCCGCCGGACAACGATTCGCCGAACTCGTGGACCAGTTCCTGTTGCACGGTCCAGGGGAGCCGAGCGAAGGCTGGGGCGCCCTCGGTCGGGTCGCCGGTGCCCGAGATCGCCCGCGCGAGGATGTCGCGACCGAGGCGACTGCGCGTGTCATGACGTTGTCGCCGCCATCGCGCGAGCGACGCACTGATCGCCAGCGCTACGGCGAACACCACCACGAGCACCGCCTCGAGGTAGACGAGGTAATACGAGACCAGGTAGAGCAGCGACTGCCTCATGTGCTCAGGGCCCGGCGGATACGCTCGGTAAGCACGGCGACGCTGAACGGCTTGGGGACGTAGTCAAACGCCCCCAACTCGAACGCCTGCACGGTCTCGGCCTCGGTGCTGCGCGCGGAGAGCACGATGACCCGCGTGTGGCGCAGCATGTCCTGCGCGGCCAGCGAACGCAGCAGGCTCAATCCGTTGAGTCCCGGGAGGTTCACTTCGAGGAGGATCAGGCGCGCGCGTATTTCTGGGCGGTCCCCGAGCAGGGCGTCGGCGGCTTCCTGGCCATCGCGAATCCAGCGCACCTGGTGCTGTCGGCTCTCGAGCGCGTGCAGCAGCACCGAGGCGACGGCCGCGTCCTCGTCGAGGATGAGGACGTCGACATGACCGCCGCTCCGGAGGTGCGGCGCGCTGGCGACGCCGAGGCACTCCTCGTCGCCGCCGCGGCCGGCGAGGA encodes the following:
- the yaiO gene encoding YaiO family outer membrane beta-barrel protein, with translation MRRLSCLVALLPAALLAQYPRTTVELRASMDALSGGRASWQEHTATLGARASARTGMSVGAAWLERFAQVDRQLVADGSIAAGRRVTVGADVMWSPTAAVVARSGGGVRANLSLGKGWGVEGRAAVRSYAASDVRLASGTLERYWGSWSGSYTASVSALEDAPRGITHGARLSRFWQERGIVTVGVSSGREVEALGAGLVLPMTVRSGGTWGAIPLGAHLDLTFAAGVTQQDDFFTRRHAALGLRVVRGRSTM
- a CDS encoding glycosyltransferase family 2 protein, whose amino-acid sequence is MNDTVRSWIATGLADLDLAILLYFIAINAAYITLVGCATIEMIMHVLRIRGESRARVLGSAVTPSISILAPAYNEEATIAESVTALLALHYANLELVVINDGSPDRTLEVLTSRFDLVPVHTMVWKRIETKPVRQLYRSRTHPNLLVVDKVNGGKADALNVGLNLATGDLVCVIDADTIVDADALQRLARPFLSNHEVLATGGTIRIANGSTIMQGRVTDPRAPRGFVAGVQVVEYFRAFLFGRLGWNLLGGNLIISGAFGLFRRDAVIAAGGYTHDTVGEDMELVLKLRRQAYEAQQRHAVLFVPDAVAWTECPESLKVLGRQRDRWHRGLSDVLWRHRHMLFNPRYGVVGLWCLPYFVFVELLAPVIELLGWIGLLLGVAAGLLNTSFAALFFLVAYGIGGVLSTYSLLLEEWSFSRYTRVSDRARLMLYLVFESFGYRQLTVIWRLRGIWKYLRGRTDWGRMERRGFAAAPAAPAPASAAPARP
- a CDS encoding HEAT repeat domain-containing protein translates to MRQSLLYLVSYYLVYLEAVLVVVFAVALAISASLARWRRQRHDTRSRLGRDILARAISGTGDPTEGAPAFARLPWTVQQELVHEFGESLSGGARSRLAALGLAAGAARRAEQMCASRWWWDRLAGARVLTALDLDTAAMRPLLRDRSGVVRAQAFVWAAGRDDEAVIDELVARLSDPERLCRFTVQDSLLRLGRRAGPALARLLADPAAPGLVDGLRVARGLAVPELLAPCLALVSHANDDVRSHSATVLGALGGERAQDALVQLLDDPAYIVRASAARALGEQGAWTASTGLLHLLSDLNWPVRRESALALRRMGSVGTLTLRKALSGENAFAADMARQVLDLPETVYQQVTA